CTCAACTCCAACTTCATACATTATCTTGGTGGTTTACAATCTTTACTGAATACTGGGTTCATACCTTTCTATCCCAAGGAAATGTTACCTagttttaacttatttttctagTGCATCAACCTTGCATTTTAACTTGAaatctcatttgttttttaaagttcttctcATCTGTTTTCAGATGTCCACTAATTTGTAACATCCTTTGAACAGAGAAAGGAACCACAGGCCAACCTATGTCCTACTCTCCTAATGTTGAAATGGCTTCAAACTTCAAAGGGAAAATTTGGCAAGTAGGATATTGCTTTTTTGGAGGTTGTAACCCAAGTCAAACATCACAGAGTGATTTCAAAGGACACCTGAGCCAGCCTCTCATACAGAAAATCACACAGGGGTCAGGGGCCAGGATCGGGGCTGGAATCCGtggccctgggcagcagagggtgtgCTGGGCCCACTCTGACTGTGGTCCTGAGGGCAGTCCTCCAACCTCCTGGCTGGTCACCCAAGTGTGGCCACTCTCTCCAGCAGGTGAGCCTCCTGACTGCTCCGACGACAGCTCCTTCTCCCCTCTGTCACATTCCCTCTGTGACCAACCACACTCCCCATCCCTGTACCCATGTGAGGGACATCTAGCTGGCTGTCAGGACATCTCTGGGGCTGCACCTGCAGGATATCCTCTCTGCTGGGCCTGGTTCTGGATTTACATTCACAATGGAGGTCATAAACCACTTGATTAATTTACATTTGATCATTATCACTTTTAGCCACAGGACTGAGGGGCTGAGTCCTCTGCAGTCCCTGAAAGACACCACTGAGACCGCATTCCCTTTTTCTGTCCTTTGACCTGATGGTTCTTCCAGGCCCATAATGGTCTGTTCTGGAAGACTTGAGGCTGTCAGGGATCATAACAGCTGTGGGGAGCTTTAGGATTGCCTGGCGGCCAGGTCTTCCTGTAACAGGCGCTGTAAACTCCCCATTTGAGGGGTACCACTGTTGGCCTTAACTTGGTAGTAGAAGCCTCACTAAGCCTGCTGGAACTCAGCAGCCCAGGAGCGCAGCTGAGTGGCGcctgagaggggaggggaggggagggggaggagccttGGTTTTGTTTGGGTTCAGGCTAGTTTCCTGAGCGCACTGCTAACTCCCCCAACTTAGCCAAGATCTGCCTGGGGGCGGAACCAGTCCAAGCCCCACTCAAGGCATCTAAGAGCTCAGACCTTGACTCCGGAGACCCCCTGGGTGGGAGGCAGAAACAGATCTTATTCCCTCCTGTCTGTGACTGCACCTGGGAAAGGCATTGCTGAGCTGGGGACGGGTTGGGGGCGGAGTCGAGAAGAGGGGGGCGTGCTTCCGGCCCCGCCTGCGCCTCTAGGTCAGAGGATAAATTTACAGCCCAGTTTCTCCGAAGCCTCTCCACTGAGACCGCCTTCAGCAGCATCATGCCTATGATCCTGGGTTACTGGGACATCCGCGGGGTGAGCAGGGGTTCCACCAGGGCGGATGGGATGGAGTCGGGAGGGGAAATGCTGCGCAGCTGGGGACTGTTTCGCCAGAATTTGATTCTTCAGGGCTTGCTGCAGCCGAGCCCCTTCCCTTGGCTCCTCTGCATCTGGTTGGCCTGTGCTGCCGAGTTGGGGCGGTGCTGAAGGAGCTGGGGGTTAGGAGGCACCCGGGATAGAGAAAGACACCCTCTAGGGACCCTTATATCTGACCTGTGTCACGGCCTTCTCTCCCAGCTGGCTCACGCCATCCGCCTGCTCTTGGAGTACACAGGCTCAGACTATGAGGAGAAGATTTACTCGATGGGGGACGGTAATGGCATCCCAGTGGTCCTGTTGTGACTTCGGCCCAATTTACACGATTCTGATGCTAAGCAGACTATTACGTGGACCCTGTTGCTCCCCTCTGCGGCTCTCCAGTAGCTAGAGCATGGCCCTGTCCCTTTCCAAACCCTTGAGGCTGCAGCTGGCTTCCAAGGCAGGATATGAGAGCTGATTACTGGGCTCCTGTATCAGCTATTTGCATAGATTCCCCGTAGTTTTTGCCCAAACTCTTTATAAGCCTTGCTCATGTAAGTTCCAGAGCCTTGTAAGTATATTTTCCTCACAAAACTGGAATGTGAGATTTAGTAATTCAGTTTCCAGGTCCACCTGTCCAGGGTTGTGGCCTCTGACTCCTTGTAGGTCCTTCCGTGAAGGAGGATTGGACTCTCGGAAGGATTGTTTCACTTCATCTTCTTTATCACAGCTCCTGACTATGATAGAAGCCAGTGGCTGAGTGAAAAATTCAAGCTGGGCCTGGACTTCCCCAATGTAAGTGCCGGGGATGGGTGGTGCTGTGGGGGAACGTGGACGGTGTCTCTCCTCCATCTTGTTTCCCAGCTTAGAGGTTTCAGGATCAGGTGCCTTCTGCTCAGACCCTCAGCTCCCTGGTTCTCTCACTGACTTTCAGTGATGCTCTGTGTCCCAGCTCATCCAGTTCTTGTATAGTATATTATTTAGCGCCTTCTATCGGCCAGGCCCTGTGAGTACCAGAtttcatctctgcctttgctcaaGGAAGAGGGTGCAGGGGAGCCTGGTGGCCCAAGCAACCTGCCCTGTTGTTCTTGCAGCTGCCCTACCTAATTGATGGGGCTCACAGGCTCACCCAGAGCAACGCCATCCTTCGCTACATTGCTCGCAAGCACAACCTGtgtgagtggggctgggggtggggacagggaaacAAGTGGCCACACACCTGGTCTTGGCTGGGGTGGGAAGCTGAGGGTGAGCCTCTGTTGTGTGGACacaggtggggagacagaggaggagaagattCGAGTGGACGTTTTGGAGAACCAGGCTATGGACACGCGCTTGGATTTCGCCAGAGTCTGCTACAACCCTGACTTTGTGAGTCCCTTCCACTGGGCTGGGCTAGACAGGGTCCCAGCtatactgtttctttctttctttctttttttttttttttttaatttttgaactcCATGGAGCTCCTTATCCAACAAGCTGGTCCCTACAGTGTGTGCCTAGTGACCCTATCATATCCCTCTGTGCATGAACTAAAAATTCTGACTAAGATCCCACCAACCTTAGGATAGAGTCCAGACTCCCCAGAGTGGAAATTCAATTCCTAGATGGAGTGTTTACCTTGTTATTCCAGCGACTCCTCCTTGGGATCTCAGGCATGAACATATTTACCCAGTAGGCTGCACAGGTCAGACTttgttcccctccctccttccttttagCTTCAAATTCTCCTCAGCTGTCCAGACTGCTCTTGTGCCCCCAACATTTCTATCACCCCCTTCCTAGAACTTTCAGTGTCTTTCCTGGGTCATTGTACTATTACATCTGCCTGAGTTCTGAGTCCTGAGCTCTGCCAGGTCTCCCAGCACTGCTGCTCTGACCCATGGGCGGTGGTTGGAGATGAGTGGTGATAGGTTCAGGGACAGTGTGGTTTTGCCCTTTGTCTTCCCATCATCCCTCACAGATGGGCAGTGGTTCCCAGTAGGAGTCTAGGGAGCACAGGTGGGTTAAATTGGAGCCTGGGCACCAACCAAGAAGCTGTGGGGGGACATGGCTGCTTGCCTGGCAGCTGGGATCAGGTACAGCCCTGGGAGGCCTGCTCTCTGCCCAGGGAGTCTGTGTCTGAGGCTCGTAACAGCTGTTTTGTGCCTTAGGAGAAGCTTAAGCCAGGTTTCTTGAAAGAGATCCCTGAAAAGATGAAGCTCTTCTCAGAGTTTCTGGGGAAGAGGacttggtttgcaggagacaaggTAAGGGGGTCAGCTTTGAGGGACAGGGAGTTGTCATTTTTTCCAGGTTCAGAGTTTGGTGCCCATTCCTCCTTTGCCTTCCTGCAGCTCAACTATGTGGATTTCTTGGCTTATGATGTCCTTGACGTGTACCGCATATTTGAGCCCAAGTGCCTGGATGAATTCCCAAACCTGAAAGACTTCATGAGCCGCTTTGAGGTGATTCCCATGATCCTCCTACTATTtatatcttttctctcttctcttctccctgatGCTTTCCTAGTCCTGGAACTAAAATGAAGAATATCTGGCATTCACTGAGGACTTGGTTTATGCCAGGAACTTTGCCTCAATTCTTAGATATATTGTGTCAGATTTAATCTTTGCAACATTTGTACAAGGTAGAAGAAGTCTcacctccactttacagataaggtaTTAAGCTGAGAGTGTAAGTAATTTctgaaggtcacagagccagtacAGGCTGTGCTGGGCTCCCATTCAGAGCGCCCAGTGTCTACGGGCAGCAGTCAGTGGCTGTCCCTTCCTGTACTGAAAATAAAAGTCTCaggtcattttcttttctgggtTCCACAGCTCTGAATGAAGCAGAACCTTCAGGAGTCTGTATACAGCTGGCGTTAGAGTTGTGACCCAGTAGGATTGATACTAAGTACCAAAGACACTGACATTATTTTCTCCTGATTCCCAGAGGGCTTTGTAG
This Camelus bactrianus isolate YW-2024 breed Bactrian camel chromosome 9, ASM4877302v1, whole genome shotgun sequence DNA region includes the following protein-coding sequences:
- the LOC105063656 gene encoding glutathione S-transferase Mu 1; amino-acid sequence: MPMILGYWDIRGLAHAIRLLLEYTGSDYEEKIYSMGDAPDYDRSQWLSEKFKLGLDFPNLPYLIDGAHRLTQSNAILRYIARKHNLCGETEEEKIRVDVLENQAMDTRLDFARVCYNPDFEKLKPGFLKEIPEKMKLFSEFLGKRTWFAGDKLNYVDFLAYDVLDVYRIFEPKCLDEFPNLKDFMSRFEGLKKISAYMKSSRFLRSPLFLKMAMWGNK